Proteins from a genomic interval of Desulfoplanes formicivorans:
- a CDS encoding DUF6515 family protein: MSATKPKQDISRSVRALVFVLLASLALPSLVQAQPFPGPHKHGFKHHGPAPVYPRPGFRIHVLPRAYLTLQVGALTYFFLDGIFYRPDVNGYVVVPAPVGARVTTLPANATYFTHGDTIYYTYAGVYYQKVDGGYMVVAKPEGTLETVVQATTTVRDDPVIAREGDLVRVTATALNVRSGPGKKHDIVSQVRRGDLLRVQAANDHWYYVLLKDGTPGWVMIKYTTRVAAQPVG, encoded by the coding sequence ATGTCTGCAACCAAACCGAAACAGGATATATCCCGGTCTGTCCGTGCCCTCGTCTTCGTGCTGCTGGCAAGCCTGGCCCTTCCGTCCCTGGTCCAGGCACAACCCTTTCCCGGACCGCACAAACACGGATTCAAACACCATGGCCCTGCTCCCGTCTATCCCCGGCCGGGATTTCGCATCCATGTCCTTCCCAGGGCGTACCTGACCCTGCAGGTGGGAGCCCTGACCTACTTCTTCCTGGACGGCATCTTTTATCGGCCCGATGTGAACGGATATGTCGTGGTTCCGGCCCCTGTGGGCGCAAGGGTCACCACCCTGCCAGCCAATGCCACATACTTCACCCATGGTGACACCATCTATTATACCTATGCCGGGGTCTACTACCAGAAAGTGGACGGAGGATACATGGTGGTAGCCAAACCTGAAGGGACGCTTGAAACCGTTGTCCAGGCAACAACCACGGTCAGGGATGATCCCGTCATTGCCCGGGAAGGCGATCTAGTCAGGGTGACTGCGACAGCCCTCAATGTCCGATCCGGTCCCGGCAAAAAGCACGACATTGTAAGCCAGGTAAGACGGGGAGACCTCCTCAGGGTTCAGGCAGCCAACGACCATTGGTACTATGTACTGCTGAAAGACGGCACCCCGGGATGGGTGATGATCAAATACACCACGCGGGTTGCAGCCCAACCCGTGGGATAA
- a CDS encoding extracellular solute-binding protein gives MKKLFILLALLIMAAPASAAPNELFLFIWSEYLPDQVVEQFTRETGIKVNISTYDSNEAMYAKVKMVGGKGYDLIVPSSDYVARMMREDMLVPLDHSLLPNLCNLDQDLVTKMVDPESTYSVPYMWGSTAIAVNTNDIDPATVTSINDLWRPEFADKLVLPNDMRGVLGLGLKSLGYSLNDTDPQHLHQAFEKLKTLIPHVRVFDSDSPKQALLNGEVQLGAVWNGEAYIANSEDPAIVYVYPREGYSLWVDSFAIPRGAANIPQAHAFINFLLRPDMAKIICEELGYSSPNVEAVKSLSREVRNNPIVYPSREDLSRGEFETDLGEATRLYNELWMRLKK, from the coding sequence ATGAAAAAACTGTTCATTCTTCTGGCGCTGCTGATCATGGCGGCGCCTGCATCGGCAGCGCCCAACGAATTGTTTCTGTTTATCTGGTCGGAATATCTTCCGGATCAGGTGGTTGAGCAGTTCACCCGGGAAACAGGGATCAAAGTCAATATTTCCACCTACGACAGCAACGAGGCCATGTACGCCAAGGTCAAGATGGTGGGGGGCAAGGGGTATGATCTCATCGTGCCTTCCTCGGACTACGTGGCCCGTATGATGCGCGAGGACATGCTTGTGCCTCTGGATCATTCCCTGCTTCCCAATCTGTGTAATCTGGACCAGGATCTTGTGACCAAAATGGTTGATCCGGAGAGCACATACAGTGTCCCCTACATGTGGGGCTCCACGGCCATTGCCGTGAACACCAATGATATTGATCCGGCAACCGTGACCTCCATCAACGACCTCTGGCGACCCGAGTTCGCCGACAAGCTGGTTCTGCCCAACGACATGCGTGGTGTGCTGGGCCTCGGTCTCAAGAGTCTCGGGTATTCCCTGAACGACACCGACCCACAGCATCTGCACCAGGCCTTTGAGAAACTGAAGACCCTTATTCCTCATGTACGGGTTTTTGATTCGGATTCTCCCAAGCAGGCCCTGCTCAACGGCGAGGTCCAGCTTGGTGCGGTCTGGAACGGCGAGGCCTATATCGCCAACAGCGAAGATCCGGCCATTGTTTACGTCTATCCCAGGGAAGGGTACAGTTTGTGGGTGGACAGCTTTGCCATTCCCCGGGGAGCGGCCAACATCCCCCAGGCCCATGCGTTCATCAATTTTCTTTTGCGTCCGGATATGGCGAAAATCATTTGTGAGGAACTGGGGTATTCATCCCCCAATGTCGAGGCGGTCAAATCCCTGTCCCGGGAAGTTCGGAACAATCCCATTGTTTATCCCTCCAGAGAAGACCTTTCCCGGGGAGAATTTGAAACGGATTTGGGAGAAGCCACCCGGTTGTACAACGAATTGTGGATGCGGTTGAAAAAATAG
- a CDS encoding EF-hand domain-containing protein → MISSIGSTSSMTTMYGTSAMGRQQPPPPPDQDVFQVSDSDGDGLVSESELETLTQALEETTGTSIDTEDALASFDSDEDGALSGQELKGMMDSFGLAPSGRVDNETDTIMNMQSAQVSTATALSAYTTNAEDDQISQLMDILTGATSSQSVFGIDVNV, encoded by the coding sequence ATGATCAGCAGCATCGGTAGTACGAGCAGCATGACCACCATGTACGGAACCAGCGCCATGGGACGCCAGCAACCTCCGCCACCACCCGACCAGGACGTCTTTCAGGTCTCGGATTCAGACGGTGACGGACTTGTCTCGGAAAGCGAACTCGAAACCCTGACCCAGGCCCTGGAGGAGACCACGGGAACCAGCATTGACACGGAGGACGCCCTGGCGAGTTTCGACTCCGACGAAGACGGAGCTCTCAGTGGGCAGGAACTGAAGGGAATGATGGACTCGTTCGGCCTTGCCCCCTCAGGCAGGGTCGACAATGAAACCGACACGATCATGAACATGCAATCCGCCCAGGTATCGACTGCAACAGCCCTGTCAGCCTATACCACCAATGCGGAAGATGACCAGATCAGCCAGCTTATGGATATCCTGACGGGAGCAACCAGCAGCCAATCCGTCTTTGGCATTGATGTCAACGTGTAG
- a CDS encoding sensor histidine kinase, with the protein MIRPASSLFTRILCWFFLNLILVGAALGTFIFFQPQLDLHAFFGMQRWNRLRVAAALMVHDLYNAPRKEWSAILARHARVNQVDFVLVFGDGTRFSSRPVELPDTVRVRVEHAFKGPFSDRRPAPPPPARNPVLPGSGPDQDILSPSGEQPPGLGEGLEGLDLIPGRPVLRMHTSDPDLYWTGIMLPPPPKPRDFPTPFVLMVVSDSASGNGFFFDARPWVLVAAVVLLISVLFWIPMVRNITRPLSRMTRATEEIASGRFDVVLDEPRRDEIGRLARAINHMTTRLAAFVTGQKRFLGDISHELGSPLARIQFGLGVLDQRLDGANRQRLQNVMDDVAHLSQLVGELLAFSRADLSAQSVALEPVDLLWVVREAVRREKAPDSEVIIDVDPDLRVLASPDLLTRALANLVRNGVKYAGKAGPIHIVAHKDKGWVNLEVKDSGPGVPEEYLDQLFEPFFRPEPSRNRSLGGVGLGLSIVKTCVESCKGRVFARNQKPHGFVVTIILGRC; encoded by the coding sequence ATGATACGACCAGCATCGTCGCTTTTCACCAGGATACTGTGCTGGTTTTTCCTGAATCTGATCCTGGTGGGGGCGGCATTGGGCACGTTCATTTTCTTTCAACCCCAGCTTGATCTGCATGCGTTTTTCGGGATGCAGAGGTGGAACCGCTTGCGGGTTGCCGCTGCCTTGATGGTGCATGATCTGTATAATGCCCCTCGCAAGGAGTGGTCGGCCATCCTCGCCCGACATGCCCGGGTCAATCAGGTGGATTTTGTCCTGGTTTTTGGGGACGGGACCAGGTTTTCCTCCCGGCCCGTGGAACTTCCCGATACTGTTCGTGTTCGGGTGGAGCATGCCTTCAAGGGCCCCTTTTCGGACAGGCGTCCGGCACCGCCGCCACCGGCCAGGAATCCGGTATTGCCGGGGTCCGGCCCGGATCAGGACATACTGTCTCCCTCGGGTGAACAACCTCCGGGTCTTGGGGAAGGGCTTGAGGGGCTGGACCTGATCCCCGGACGGCCAGTCCTGAGGATGCACACCTCGGATCCTGATTTGTACTGGACCGGGATCATGCTGCCTCCCCCGCCCAAACCACGTGATTTTCCAACGCCCTTTGTGCTCATGGTGGTGTCGGATTCTGCTTCGGGCAATGGATTCTTTTTTGATGCCCGTCCCTGGGTGCTGGTGGCCGCGGTGGTGCTGCTCATTTCCGTGCTCTTCTGGATTCCCATGGTCCGCAACATTACCCGACCCCTTTCCCGCATGACCAGGGCAACCGAAGAGATCGCCAGTGGCCGTTTCGACGTGGTCCTTGATGAACCCCGGCGTGATGAAATCGGACGTCTGGCTCGGGCCATCAACCACATGACCACGCGGCTGGCGGCTTTTGTCACGGGCCAGAAACGGTTTCTGGGCGACATTTCCCATGAATTGGGATCTCCCCTTGCCCGCATTCAGTTTGGTTTGGGAGTGCTTGACCAACGGCTGGATGGAGCCAACAGACAGCGGTTGCAAAACGTGATGGATGATGTTGCCCATCTTTCCCAGCTGGTGGGCGAACTCCTTGCCTTTTCCCGGGCGGACCTGAGTGCTCAATCCGTGGCCTTGGAACCGGTGGATCTGCTCTGGGTGGTGCGTGAAGCGGTTCGGCGGGAAAAGGCCCCTGATTCGGAGGTGATCATTGATGTTGATCCCGACCTGCGGGTTCTGGCCTCTCCGGATCTGTTGACCCGGGCCCTGGCCAATCTCGTGCGCAACGGGGTCAAGTATGCTGGCAAGGCAGGACCCATTCATATTGTCGCTCACAAGGACAAGGGATGGGTGAACCTGGAGGTCAAGGACTCCGGACCTGGCGTGCCCGAGGAGTATCTGGATCAGCTTTTTGAACCTTTTTTTCGCCCCGAGCCTTCCCGCAACCGTTCTTTGGGAGGGGTGGGACTGGGGCTGTCCATTGTGAAAACCTGTGTCGAGTCCTGCAAGGGACGTGTTTTTGCCCGCAACCAAAAGCCCCACGGATTTGTGGTGACCATTATCCTTGGCAGGTGCTAG
- the potC gene encoding spermidine/putrescine ABC transporter permease PotC, whose amino-acid sequence MKTFIKAAYAAVIYLFLYFPLVVLGAYSFNASRYSLGWKGFTTAWYAKLMNNAQLMDAAVHSLTIACCSATLATFLGTLAALALHRYRFPGRKILSGCVYVLIMSPDIIMGISLLVLYLVLAIPLGFWTLLLSHITLCLPFVTVTVLSRLQEFDPHVIEAARDLGAREFALFRHVILPMVMPSVMAGWLLCFTLSLDDVMISFFTTGPGYEILPLKIYSMVRLGVKPEVNALCVIMMGITLLAVPTAQWLVKDKKR is encoded by the coding sequence ATGAAAACCTTCATCAAGGCTGCCTATGCCGCGGTCATATATCTGTTTTTGTATTTTCCCCTGGTGGTCCTGGGGGCCTATTCCTTTAACGCGTCCAGGTATTCCCTGGGCTGGAAGGGGTTCACCACGGCGTGGTACGCCAAGCTCATGAACAATGCGCAGCTCATGGATGCGGCCGTGCATTCCCTGACCATTGCCTGTTGTTCGGCAACCCTGGCAACATTTTTGGGAACACTGGCCGCCCTGGCCCTGCACCGTTACCGGTTTCCCGGGCGCAAGATCCTGTCCGGATGTGTCTATGTGCTGATCATGTCCCCGGACATCATCATGGGCATCTCCCTGCTGGTTCTCTATCTTGTCCTGGCAATTCCCCTGGGGTTCTGGACCCTGCTCTTGTCCCACATTACCCTGTGTTTGCCCTTTGTCACGGTGACCGTCCTGTCCCGGCTGCAGGAGTTCGACCCCCATGTCATTGAGGCGGCCCGGGATCTGGGGGCCAGGGAATTTGCCCTTTTCAGGCATGTCATCCTGCCCATGGTCATGCCTTCGGTTATGGCGGGGTGGCTTCTTTGCTTCACCCTTTCTCTGGATGACGTCATGATCAGTTTCTTCACCACCGGGCCGGGTTACGAGATTCTTCCCCTGAAGATCTATTCCATGGTTCGTCTTGGTGTGAAACCCGAAGTCAACGCCCTGTGTGTCATCATGATGGGCATCACCCTTTTGGCCGTTCCCACGGCACAATGGCTTGTCAAGGATAAAAAGCGATGA
- a CDS encoding response regulator transcription factor, producing MADMQILIIDDDEKLCALVAEYLAPMGYVVDMAHDGLQGLQKVRANEYRAVILDVMMPHIDGLEVLKRLRKESDIPVLMLTARGDETDRIVGLEMGADDYLPKTFSPRELLARLRAVTRRYDMAQYQAASPSDERILQFGPLHIERDSRTVRLKDEVVNLTPLEYDLLTTLAESAGRVLTREQLLDAVSGRNYEVFDRSVDVHISSLRRKLGEDPRNPGFIQTVRKVGYLFKKAEESR from the coding sequence ATGGCCGACATGCAGATTCTGATCATTGATGACGATGAAAAACTGTGCGCCCTTGTGGCCGAGTATCTGGCACCCATGGGCTATGTCGTTGATATGGCTCATGATGGGCTGCAGGGATTGCAGAAGGTCCGCGCCAACGAGTACAGAGCCGTCATTCTGGATGTGATGATGCCTCACATTGACGGACTGGAGGTCTTAAAGCGTTTGCGCAAGGAGTCCGATATTCCGGTGCTCATGCTCACTGCGCGGGGAGATGAAACCGACAGAATCGTGGGCCTTGAGATGGGGGCTGATGATTATCTGCCCAAGACATTTTCGCCTCGCGAGCTTCTGGCCCGACTGCGGGCCGTGACCAGGCGCTACGACATGGCTCAATATCAGGCAGCTTCACCGTCGGACGAACGGATTTTACAATTCGGTCCCCTTCACATTGAGCGGGATTCCCGTACGGTGCGTTTGAAAGATGAAGTGGTGAATCTGACTCCCCTGGAGTATGATCTGCTGACGACTTTGGCCGAGTCGGCAGGCAGGGTTCTGACGCGGGAACAATTGCTGGATGCGGTTTCCGGAAGGAATTACGAGGTGTTTGATCGGTCCGTGGACGTTCATATTTCCTCGTTGCGGCGCAAACTGGGGGAAGATCCCAGAAATCCGGGTTTCATCCAGACGGTGCGCAAGGTCGGTTATCTGTTCAAAAAAGCGGAAGAATCCCGATGA
- the potA gene encoding spermidine/putrescine ABC transporter ATP-binding protein PotA produces MTHQYPTPCSGLIELRAVNKLFGKDVALSDIDLTIGQGEFLTILGPSGCGKTTLLRLLAGFEAPTSGEILLDGSSLVDVPPENRPINTVFQSYALFPHMSVFDNVAFGLRMKGISPKDIPSRVNEALGLVKLRGFAGRRPHELSGGQQQRVAIARAIVNDPLLLLLDEPLSALDSRLRKNLQLELKHLQRKLGITFVLVTHDQEEAFSMSDRIVVMNAGKIIQQGTPREIYEDPASMFTARFVGEINVFSGTVIKSDRHGLGIDVGGTVCTTGNQGALACGQKVHVLLRPEDMRVETVHDLAADPELRKDFMIGGFFRGRVDETVYKGATYDVYITLTSGTSIVATEFFNEDDEDVYFQPGDEVAVSWVRGWEVVLPHEN; encoded by the coding sequence TTCCTGACCATTCTTGGTCCGTCCGGATGCGGCAAGACAACGCTTTTGCGCCTTCTGGCGGGTTTTGAGGCACCCACCTCCGGAGAGATCCTTCTGGATGGTTCCAGCCTTGTGGATGTTCCCCCGGAGAATCGTCCCATCAACACGGTGTTCCAGAGTTATGCCCTGTTTCCGCACATGAGCGTGTTCGACAATGTGGCCTTTGGCCTGCGCATGAAAGGCATATCCCCCAAGGACATTCCTTCCCGGGTGAACGAGGCCCTGGGATTGGTGAAGCTCCGGGGATTTGCCGGACGCAGACCCCATGAACTTTCGGGGGGACAGCAGCAGCGGGTGGCCATTGCCCGGGCCATTGTCAATGATCCCCTTCTTCTGCTTTTGGATGAACCCCTGTCTGCCCTTGATTCCCGACTTCGCAAAAATTTGCAGCTGGAACTCAAGCATCTGCAGCGCAAGCTGGGCATCACGTTTGTGTTGGTCACCCATGATCAGGAAGAGGCGTTTTCCATGTCTGACCGCATTGTCGTCATGAATGCGGGAAAGATTATTCAGCAGGGAACCCCCCGGGAAATCTACGAAGATCCCGCCAGCATGTTCACAGCCCGGTTTGTGGGGGAAATCAACGTCTTTTCCGGAACGGTCATCAAAAGCGACAGGCACGGCCTGGGGATTGATGTGGGCGGAACCGTCTGCACCACCGGCAACCAGGGAGCGTTGGCTTGCGGGCAGAAGGTCCATGTGCTGCTGCGGCCCGAAGACATGCGTGTGGAGACCGTGCATGACCTGGCCGCCGACCCCGAGCTGCGCAAGGATTTCATGATCGGGGGCTTTTTTCGGGGAAGGGTGGACGAAACCGTGTACAAGGGTGCCACCTATGATGTGTACATAACACTGACTTCGGGAACATCCATCGTGGCCACGGAGTTCTTTAACGAGGACGATGAGGATGTTTATTTCCAGCCTGGCGATGAGGTGGCCGTCAGCTGGGTCCGAGGATGGGAAGTGGTCCTGCCCCATGAAAACTGA
- the potB gene encoding spermidine/putrescine ABC transporter permease PotB — MKTDCSFRSFSIGLVVAWLVIFAVIPQILVLGASFLSTSEQGFLSLPLTLENYRQLFDSVILGIVGRSLGLAGMVTLVCLILGYPFAWILARAPRNYRSLLLLLLVIPFWTNSLIRTYALIAILNTRGLLNTFLLATGIIQTPLRILYTQGAVLIGLTYTLLPFMVLPLYSAIEKLDPGLREAARDLGASRWATFVRVDLPLTQGGIIAGCMLVFLPALGMFYIPDILGGARSLLLGNFIRDQFMIARNWPFGSAASVFLTVIMTLLLCLYAWRKTTTRQEDRA, encoded by the coding sequence ATGAAAACTGATTGCTCTTTCAGATCCTTTTCCATCGGGCTGGTGGTTGCCTGGCTGGTGATTTTTGCCGTCATCCCCCAGATTTTGGTCCTGGGAGCCAGCTTTTTGAGCACCTCGGAGCAGGGTTTTCTCTCCCTTCCCCTGACTCTGGAAAACTACAGGCAGCTCTTTGATTCGGTCATCCTCGGCATTGTGGGCCGTTCCCTGGGTTTGGCCGGTATGGTCACCCTTGTCTGTCTGATCCTTGGCTACCCCTTTGCCTGGATTTTGGCACGGGCTCCCCGCAACTACCGAAGTCTCTTGCTGCTCCTGCTTGTCATTCCCTTTTGGACCAATTCCCTGATCCGGACCTATGCCCTGATTGCCATCCTGAATACCAGGGGACTGCTGAACACCTTTCTGCTGGCAACCGGGATCATTCAGACCCCGTTGCGCATCCTGTACACCCAGGGCGCAGTCCTCATCGGGCTGACCTATACCCTGCTCCCCTTTATGGTGCTTCCCCTGTATTCGGCCATTGAAAAACTGGACCCGGGCCTCAGGGAAGCGGCCAGGGATCTGGGTGCCTCCAGATGGGCAACCTTTGTACGCGTGGATCTTCCCCTGACCCAGGGAGGAATCATCGCCGGATGCATGCTTGTGTTTCTTCCGGCCCTGGGCATGTTCTACATTCCGGACATCCTGGGCGGAGCACGATCCCTGCTCCTGGGCAATTTTATCCGGGATCAGTTCATGATTGCGAGAAACTGGCCTTTTGGATCGGCGGCCAGCGTTTTCCTGACCGTGATCATGACGCTGCTTCTTTGCCTGTACGCATGGCGCAAGACAACAACCAGGCAGGAGGACCGGGCATGA